Part of the Henckelia pumila isolate YLH828 chromosome 2, ASM3356847v2, whole genome shotgun sequence genome is shown below.
aacacagtctgttaaaaatggtagggccatttagtaatccctttaaaaaatgacaacaagtcctttctccatatacattccgatagggatgttgtatgaacaatataaggctgaatactttgccgcttatattgattcgggagcaggaatttgtacagcaaaaagaggagtcttccctgaaaaatgtgaagaagatttgccaaaaattgctggacgagatttctctcgaagaattttaattctttgcaaaggaataaaacaagcagagatccttataggaggaTCAGGTCAAataccttggtacaaggtaaagacaccaccaatctatttccatgatacaggagctgatatcctgttaggaaataacttcttacaaatgtttaaaaagtacacacaagacaatgagtcaagaagacttatgttcactacaatttgtgatcataaaattatcgttcaaagactcaaagttgctttttatcgacaattgctgataatatttcgcagccagcgtggtgataagggacaactttttcacccaaaaatgaaagatccaagaaggtttggagaaactattttgaaaataacaacagaacaagaactccaaacagaggatatggagcttttCAAGGTAAGTCTAAAtcatagagatatagagttagaaaataaggtatcccttgaagatgtcaaaaagaggctcaaagaaagttataatgagcatcctttggcatggtgggatagaaatcaactcaaagccagtcttactctaaaggaaggcaaagattatgaattcgtcagatataagcctatcccgatgaacataacagatcaaagggatatgagaatgattatcaaggaacatttggaccttgttctaatcaaagaaggagtttcatcatatagtagcccaggttttctggtcagaaatcatggtaaaataaaaagagggaaacccaggttagttattaactaccaaggtattaataaaatcctggagtttgacgggtacttcatacctagtagagaacatctaattagctgtgtacgaaatgctagagtgttctcaaaatttgattgtaagtctggattctaccagataagaatggaagaaggcagtaagaaattcacagccttctctactccacaaggacactatatttgggaagttatgcctatgggattggctaatgcaccccagatatttcaaagaaagatggataacctttttaaagattatttcaactttatgtttgtttatattgatgatattcttatagcatcaaaaaatatagacgaacacgttaaacacttagagattttctctaaaatttgtaaacaagaagaactggtgttatctgaaaagaaagcagtcatagcaacaaggaaaattgaattcctcggtattgagattgatgaaactggaataattctacaaccccatattgtggaaaaggtaaagaattttccagataaactcaaagatgtaaaacaactccagagttttcttggagtagttaattttgcagggatgttcattaacaatctagcaatgtacagataggtgttcagtcctttgttaaaaaaggatgctaggtttatatggaccgatgaccatactaaaggggtaaaacaattaaaagagatatgtaagaatctcccaaaaatggctatacccgtagatgaagatgatctggtattatttacggatgccaacgacgattggtgggcggcagtccttaccaaaatcactccagatagggaaataccatgcagatactgtagcggtcttttttcagaatctgaggccattagatggcatatcaacgagaaggaattttatgcggttaaaagggcttttgaaaaatggccattatttttacttgctaaaaatttcactctgaaggttgataacacccaggtaaaagcttttctaaagaataagattgaatctaaacctgagaaagctaggttattaagatggcaagcattatgtcaaaattatatttttgatattgttataattaaatctcatgaaaatattcttgcagattttttaacaagagatggaaggcagtgatgtggattccatcctgaaaatgcagaggcatctcagggaacaccttgggttgcttcaaaacgagttcaaccagttagccattaatgctgaaatggccggcaggttacaacaagctgatcggatcaaagtatctaatcgaattataggatgtatgcaagctcaaacacaactatgggctgctattcaagggccaattgtgaaggctatagagaaaccattggtttctcataaacaagatatactaaaatcattggttttacaagaacaagaaatacaaccaccggttgtgaaacaagatgttgaagaatctaaaactcaagaaacaagagctaatctatcatcagcctttgatgatctggatgaagcaacaattgatgaggataactcatcaagtcaaccctccgcctctggggtaaaagaggaagagatcaatcttaggcccaacactgacaagggaaaatctaagattgatactaatccatctattatttctccattccaggtttatcaacagaagttggagaaattgaatacaaggaatgaaatcaacccgaacacttgcagggttgatgttgcaggaatatatccaagggtttggctaaaaaacaatgtcaatcctaaatatgtaaaactctggtatgaatttggggctttggcctcagtttatacaacgtcaccaagctttctggagatatcacagttaccaaaatggattcaggaagcagtccaagaaacatgggcaaataatgatcatttgtctaGAGGaaatgtgcttgagttatattttttcagtacagctccagaaccaacagtgaaaggatcacacgaacccttttattttatcaagctgaggagacctgatataaacagtcataaatttatcaaggatcctaaaactgaagaaatacccttggtgtccactttcgggaaaaatgagatctcaaccagaagggcatggggtatttgggtctgtcttactgagatggacaaattcaagtttccattcaaattttatcagaattctgtgaacggatcgttcctgttgaacacaatgacaggaaaaactacagcatttgcggaagaactcttcgaaaagaagagaaatcttttgtggaacaacaagctgccggggagtaaagaaactcgccgaaaattttgtaacatggctcatattggacgatggtcagagaatatctgcccagaatgcccaaatcagaagaagccagaatttggaaaaacctttagaccccgaacggatagaaaggatttttccgagacaagcaaaggtggacaaggaccaccaaagatgcgttttcacaggggtctacttcaaaagcaaaagatgtcccaacaacaataaagcaggcatgtgaggagaataaagccaaaagaaagtggcaggcatgtgattcctccactagtaaaagatgccatcaataatggcataaaaaattcaagacagctgcctcctccactagtaaaagatgtcatcaataatggcataaagaaatacaagacagctgtaagattccctgaagtttctcggtgaaacgagtggaactacagctataaatacaggcatttgaggaagctgaagacatcgatcattcctttcagttttcttacgaataaaattgttgtaatatttctctttctattgtaataagttttcgtttatatatttcaagaacgaggctactatgagtagctaaacaagttgtcttctcctcttcaaatgagttgatttatgtaataatattatgtctgaataatttttctaaagtctcttgttctttcatgttcatattttataattaaatttatataccatacgccttaaagtagaaaacgaattaaggctgtgctgggtgtcgttgaaggagcttgtgcagaaaccatctgttgcgactgggTGGTTAGAGTGtaaggagcacttcgtaaaactcggcaggtatgacccgacgacattatggtcaaataggtatttaaatttgatttactttacggaagcatgttggaccctaatctaaagtatataggctggaaaccttgcgcaaCCAATAGTTCTTCACGACATGAACTAGTTCGATAGGTAAAACCACGCCAAAGTACAAAAGATTAGTTGAATACTTGTTTAATCAAaattggggaccactagggagtgcaaactaaaaaatttgaatgtagggagttaggagaaatttatgtttaggtttagggattttaaaataattacccCTTAAccttttgtaaaaaaaaagtaattattattatatacatAAACCCTTTAGTTAATTagtttaataaatatatatatatatatatatatatatatatatatttctactataaaagtatgaatgatgggcaaagtttttcattgtgaatttataacttTGCCCCCAAATTGTGTAggaatcaaaaaatattttctatttcttctactataaaagtatgaatggtGGGCAAAGTTTTTCATTGTGAATATATAACTTTGCCCTCAAATTGTGTAGgaatcaaaaaatatatatgggcAATTATGGAAAAATGAGGTAAAAAAACAAGGGcaaaaaagaattaaaaattTAGTCAAACCTTAGGAGGTGATTTATTGCATAGTAATGAATATGGATTTAACTTTTCATTTATATCTAATTATTACCTAAAAGTTAATTATTGATAAACTATGTatactatataatataaaatttcacacacaatatttggctaatatttttataatgtaaACTATTTTACTTTTGAAAGGTGAAAAAAAATCCGAATGTTTATTGACTACTAAATGACACAAATCGAATGTCTAACGGCTACacaccataaaaaaattgagcagcaatattgttaaaaattaaataaatttttttttatttaaattagtaatgagattaattaagagttatttttttaattaatttgttcattagcctattttcttttaatttttttcacattttaaatttattcattAGCCTATAACTTCCACTTTACTCCTTTTCTACTAATAATTGTGCCAAATTGTCACAAAATTTGttacacataaatttcatatgttattatatgatttttttcatttcatccaTGTATTTTCAATACTCCAATataaattttgtaataatattcGATCAAAGAATAGATTATTGTAAccgaaaaattatattaaaaagttttgaaaaattaataaatatttatggtTAAAATTagagtaaaattcattttgatacacgaactattggtaaaatatcaaattggtacatgaactattgaaaatggtttaGTTGGTACATAATCAATTTATAAAGTCAATTTTACCCTTTATATACATTATTTTAAAgtctaatatttttgttaaattaaaatagatacacattttatttttcaaaattattttactaATAGAATTATAagcataaatttaaatttatttaaattttatattataaacaaGGGATCGTACTTATTGTACGAAACattgtaaatattaattaatacaaacatgtacatacacatatatataatgattgataaattatatattcaaaaataatatatattaaaaatatataataaaagatatttttaggtttatctatgttataatattattatttatattaatcaaaataaaaatgatatatatgtgtgtgtcttTTTATTTATGATCTACAAATTTTACGTTGAATACTTTTTCGTATACTTGATATATAATCATCTTTTTATAGTATAGTAATtagtaaatatgaatttatatttataattataattaatataataatttaaaagacaaaaatatgtatgtagttcaattaatcaatttaataacaatattcaacttaaaagcAACTTAAATAAAGTGCAAAATTGACTTTTAAGTTTGATCATAtaccaattaaaccattttcaatagttcatgtaccaatttgaaattttatcaatagttcatgtaccaaaataatttttactcgtaaaaaaattttatagcattttgaaaaattctgataaaatattttaaataaatagaaaaaaaatccaaaaattcaaatttgtttcaaatagtatattaaaaaaaagtcttgcaaaataaataaatgattatagtaaaaattatatggtattttcaaaaaatttattttttactataaaagtatgaatgtagGAGTAACGTTTTTTCATTGTCTATATACATATTTACCCTTTTGttctatataaattatataataatgagTAAAGTGGAAGTTATAGGCTAatgaacaaatttaaaatgagaaaaaaataaaaagaaaataggctaatgaacaaatcaattaaaaaaacacttaattaatctcactattaaattaaataaaattaatttatattgaaTTTTTAACAGTATTGTTGCTCAAATTTCTTATGGTGTGTAACAGTTAgactataatattttaaataagtagaaaaaaaaattcaaaaatccaaatttgtttcaaatagtatatatattaataaaaagtcttgcaaaataaataaattattatagtaaaaattatatagtattttaaaaaaatttattttactataaaaatataaatgtaGGAGTAAGGTTTGTTCATTgtctatatatatgtttacctttttgttctatataaattaaataataatgagggttatataagtaaaatgacaaaaaaaagaaacaaagatgGAAAAATACACAAAACAATTAGGTGTAATAATTTTTCACATATAACTTTTCATTTAAATGGAgtctatttaattttataaattttaatttactttctttctactattaattgtgtcaaattatcaaaaaaatttgttatacataaacatatgttattatatgaaatTTGAGCAGCAAtactattaaaaattaaatataaattattttatttaaattaataatgagattaattaagagtttttttaattaatttgttcattagcctattttcttttattttttcacattttaaatttgttcatTAGCCTATAACTACCACTTTACTCTATTtctactattaattgtgtcaaattgTCACAAAATTTGtacataaatttcatatgttattatatcatttttttttcatttcatccatatatttttcattaaaattattaaagataataaatatttattttattagattgtgtattatttcgattaacataaaaatgattagatcttggaaaataaaaacttctatttattaaaattattaaagataataaatatttattttattagattgtgtattatttcaatctaaaacaattaacataataaatattttcactctaaattttttattttgtcctTAGATTGTGTATTATTTCGATTCATTGTATATATGGAGATTTTCTACATAAtgctttaaaaatataaaaattgatatattaagtgaatatatatatatatatatatatatatgtgtgtgtgtgtgtgtgtgtttggaaaataaaaaatattttcactgaaattattaaaataaaatcatgtatATTTAATAATCTATTACCTTACCTATCTAAAAGTATGAATAAAAGAATAGAGTTTTatcattgtgaaataacaattttgtcattttatttacactataagtaaGGTCATAATTAAAGTTTAtaacaaatttttttgataattaaagtttatttgatttttattatgaggccgtgaaaatttcaataattataaaatataataaataaatatattgtatAAACAAAGTCTCACAACGTGCATCGCACGTGCTGTTTACTTATATATATCAAATGCTACGTTAGTAAGTGAAACGGGTAATGGTGTTGGATAAATTTACAAACATCATTATTCATCAATTGGATAAAATtatcttttttaattattaCAAAAGAAAATAATCCGCCCTAATATTACAGTGTGTAGCACAATTGCACGTAAAATTTATTACATTTAAattgagttatttgcaccaatcacccctgtgaaatattgaaaatgcacatttCTCCCCTgcaaaattttaataggcatattCAACACtgatcttttaaaaaattagcacactcacCCCTTcaaatgagtgattgttgcgcacgctcCCCTCATTCAactgggcaaagattttgatattttttgaacCAAAtatccctgtgaaatattaaaaatgcatatttgacccttgtgaaaataatttttaaatttattcaactcataatacacaatttttaataaaatctaaatttattatcattaattaattattttctaaaaaatattattactttatcctgatatcattattttattaaactcacttcgtatttccaatttttccattaaacatgcattcataaaaaaatatttaaataatttcaagcaccaaaatattgaactaaattgataagttcaaacatattgctttttcgatttaggattatatattattgaaccaaaatttaaatttttcgataatatacattgcacaatttgtaataaataataaaaaaaatagcatgcttatataattctaaattgaaaaagtaacattcatgaacttattaattggttcaatattttggtatttttagatatttaaatccttatttatgaatcatgtttaatgaagaagttgaaaatacgaagtgatttgataaaataatgataacgagataaagtaataattttttttagaaataaattaattataaattataaatttaaaataaaaaataaaaacaaataaaattaaaaatgtttggtAATTATCATgcacttatcattttgatttaatattttggtacttttaggtatttaaatctcgtttataAATGCATTTTTTATggagaagttggaaacaagaagaaagtttaataaaataattataacaagataaaataataatattttttagaaaacaattatataatcataataaattaaaaataaaattaataaaacgaaaaatgtttgctaaatattttataattagattttaataaaaattgtgtattatgaattgaatagatttaaaaattattttcacatgggtcaaatatgaattttttatatttcacaggggtatttggtgcaaaaaaaatatcaaaatctttgcccagtcgcatgaggtgcgcgtgcgcaacaattaCTTatttgaaggggcgagtgtgctaattttttaaaaggtcaaGGCTAaaaatgcctattaaaatttcacatggaaaaagtgtgcattttcaatatttcacagggtgtttggtgcaaataactccatTTAAATTTGACGTATAATTTTTCTAGCAATCCCTCAAGTCTATTGTCTTAAATATTTTGAGGgataatgatatatatatatatatatatatatatatatatatatatataatgatgatTACAAATTGCATTtagaattataaaattattcatacgaaaaatctttaaaaaatgtatttatgataattttgtaattttaaattattttataaccCAACGTTACAACTTACCTCTCAATTTCATCAATAGAGAAATCAGGTTCCACGGGCTTCTCCAACACATCAAGCAAATCCATTTGCGAGTTATTCCTCAGGCTTCTAGCCCTCCAACTACTACTACGACCCACCTTTGCAATTGCAACACATGTAGCAAACTCCGACGCTCTCGCCGGCAAAGAACTGCCACATCCCACCATCCATTGCGGCCGGGCCGCCACGACCCTCTCCCGAGCCTTGAGCTCTGCCGCCTCCCTCCTCCTCTTGAGCCTAAACCAAGCTGCTTGTATAAAACAGGCAGCCCACATCCTCCACTGGTGTGAATGAAACCGGAACTTATGCTTCAGTTGCTTGCTATGCAGTTTTCGAAACTGCGACGTGACGAACTTCACGTCCTCAGCCACAAGAGCGAAAGCCTCCACCTCCGTCATGGCCTTTACGGTTCGAGTTGATGAGGGTAGGAGAATGCTTGGGCGAGGATATAGAGCCCAAGAGAGGAGTTCTTCCCCGCAGAAGTCTCCGGTTCCGAGTCGACACGAGTTGAAAAACCCGGTTCGACCTCCATTGGTCGTGTAGGATTCAAGATGGCCTCGTAAGATGAAGAGCATTTCGATCACGGGGTCGCCCTCTCTCATTATGCAAGTTCCAGAAGTGCACAGAACAGGCCTCAATCtttcacatattgcatcaagtGTGCAAGAATCCATCTCATCAAACAGAGGAACCTATAATGATACAGTACTTCACAGATTGTGAAAAATATAACTAGCTCCTGCTGGTCTAACCTGAAAAAAATACTCACATTTCCTTTTCTTGATTTATATGCTAAGATAAATAAGATGGAAACTTACTCCTCGAACAAGATCGAGACAAATGTGGTGCTTGATGTCTCTTCGGAGATCCAAAGGAAGACCTCGGAGGATACATTCCTCGTCGACTCCTCTTGCTGCAACCCATCTAAACAGGTCGTGTTTTCGCACTCTCTCCTTTAACTTGTGGGGAAGTTGCCGGTGATGCATCCATTGTTCGGTGTCATTTCTTCGAACCCTCCATTCCTCTAGTCTTGCGGTACAAGATTGTAGATACGCCTATTTCAGACAATCACCATGTTTTCAAACAAATCAAAGTTTACAGTGTATCAAGAGGCAATGCAAAATATTAATCATGAAACTTACTTGCATGTTCCCTATAAGCAACGCAAAAAGCACCAAACCAAGAATTGCAATGGTTACCGCGAAATTAATCTCCCCAATATAGGTAGTTGTCATCAGATTCTGTCCGATAGAGCTGCAGATGATCGTTGTGTAGGTGATAACTAGTCGAAATCAAACGGGAATATCAACATAATAATACAAAAATTTGGCCTACCTCAGATTTCGTAGTCCCCACCAGAAACAATATGAGTATTTGTTGAAGAAACTAGCCGTCGTCACACTATAAGTCAGTGCATCGCTGTAAATTCCAAAGTCATAGAAATCGCTACCAGGACCACAGAGCACTGAAATGTTGCTTGATTCAAACCAAGCCCTCCTACCAGAATCGTCCTTCGTTTGACAGTCGAAGTAGAAGTATTGACAGTTTGTTTGTTGAAGATCACAGATCTTTTTCCAGCACTCTTCAAGCCTCTGCACTGCAAGAAGGTACCAGCACGAACCTATGACCTTAACAAATAGTAGTCGATGAGATTAAGAAAATAAGCCAACAAATCAGTATACTTTTCTGGGCATGATTATGCCAAGCAAATATTTCATAGCACAAATATGTTTCAAGAAACCTGCGACGAGTGTGAAACTTACATGACTTGCCAGCATAAAGAGCAAGAGATTGAAAGCTGCACCAGCCCATGCAGCTTCCACCACCACACCAGCTGTCTTGATGATTTTAGATGAAAGAGGAAAAATAAGATACAGCCTCAAAAGGAATTGAAACATTATTGTGATCCGAAAGCCATGTTTCGCACTTATCATAGTCGAGCCCCTCAGTGATGGTAACACAGCCCAAATTAACACCTATAtatgaataataataatcatcatcaccagCTGTTTGATTCATTCACATAAAACTGAACAACGTATGTTGTGTAGCCGTCTAAATGTTACCTGTGGAAGGGGTAGAGCACCCAATAAGTGGATCCAGAAATCTCTATGAAGATATCTTGAAGCTATCTTTGAAGAACTGATAACAAGCTCTCCTCGCCCAAATACGCGAGAAGAAGGTGCAGTGTAAGCTGTTCTAAACTGAACAAAAATCTGAATCACGTAAATTGCATCTACCAGTGACCGAACAACGGTTAGAACAATCTCAAAAGTAACACTTGCTTGCATACACGAGTCCTCCTTTACGCTTGGAAGGTAAAAGAATAAAGGGTCAACAAAAAGAGATGTGAGACATGATAGGAGAAAAATTTTATTCCATCTGCTTAAAACGTGCCCTCGTGGATCCAGTATATTGTTATTCACCTTCTCATAGTCTTCTGAGAAAACTCTGGATAGTTTCTTGTCCTGAAACAATCTGCCAGACGCCTGAATATCAGGTTTCTTGAGGTGATATGTGGCTGTTTCTTTACCCGTCTCGATTGTGATGAAGGCAGCAGAGCCATAACATT
Proteins encoded:
- the LOC140878114 gene encoding protein CNGC15b-like, translating into MSFANSKSIRFQDDPEGAKCCPPKCYGSAAFITIETGKETATYHLKKPDIQASGRLFQDKKLSRVFSEDYEKVNNNILDPRGHVLSRWNKIFLLSCLTSLFVDPLFFYLPSVKEDSCMQASVTFEIVLTVVRSLVDAIYVIQIFVQFRTAYTAPSSRVFGRGELVISSSKIASRYLHRDFWIHLLGALPLPQVLIWAVLPSLRGSTMISAKHGFRITIMFQFLLRLYLIFPLSSKIIKTAGVVVEAAWAGAAFNLLLFMLASHVIGSCWYLLAVQRLEECWKKICDLQQTNCQYFYFDCQTKDDSGRRAWFESSNISVLCGPGSDFYDFGIYSDALTYSVTTASFFNKYSYCFWWGLRNLSSIGQNLMTTTYIGEINFAVTIAILGLVLFALLIGNMQAYLQSCTARLEEWRVRRNDTEQWMHHRQLPHKLKERVRKHDLFRWVAARGVDEECILRGLPLDLRRDIKHHICLDLVRGVPLFDEMDSCTLDAICERLRPVLCTSGTCIMREGDPVIEMLFILRGHLESYTTNGGRTGFFNSCRLGTGDFCGEELLSWALYPRPSILLPSSTRTVKAMTEVEAFALVAEDVKFVTSQFRKLHSKQLKHKFRFHSHQWRMWAACFIQAAWFRLKRRREAAELKARERVVAARPQWMVGCGSSLPARASEFATCVAIAKVGRSSSWRARSLRNNSQMDLLDVLEKPVEPDFSIDEIER